One genomic segment of Mytilus trossulus isolate FHL-02 chromosome 4, PNRI_Mtr1.1.1.hap1, whole genome shotgun sequence includes these proteins:
- the LOC134715796 gene encoding uncharacterized protein LOC134715796, producing the protein MATAASWSCEPCSQRNKKTEASKWCTDCEESMCQACTDCHLSMKATKRHHIIELQVARSCHSNPLTGIQFCEKHEGHPFEYFCKDHNAICCHECMSTKLHRSCKIHTIKTCSKNVKTSQPFKDVETEIDHAIETLTSITEDRVSNTASIKGDVEDVKKSIKRFKSNILQHLDTLEVAIFQDLDRMQEEMSIKLNEEKNQAETDKEVVSVYKKQIQFISNHGSDKQAFLFMHKLKMALHDLTNQQIGKIARMRSLSIEHKIPEEVLSCLSLGSVVPKDNLCTEKFKLHVEDYKFYQTFHLYKKIDMTAIDKQAFITGMAVSGDKLLLCNCDWNHHMPQVLVFKKSGEYLANIEVKGAPWDIAVLPRSEQAVVVLPNTNSIQFIDTMKQVSGKEIKMAGSDEKRGIAATDDKIFVGGMDRIVYILDHDGNLMSTIFSRGEKFCYLLSVSNCDLVYSDFSSIHRIKLDGSEVYSYKSPNLKNPKKIATDQLGNLYVAGKDSHNIHRITPDGTFLDIVLTEVNGIHHPRAIYFDSSSNMLFISNQSGKELLIFNCT; encoded by the coding sequence ATGGCAACAGCTGCATCGTGGTCATGTGAACCATGTtctcaaagaaataaaaagaccgAGGCATCAAAATGGTGTACCGATTGTGAAGAATCGATGTGCCAAGCATGTACTGATTGTCATTTGTCTATGAAAGCAACCAAGCGTCATCACATTATAGAGTTACAGGTTGCACGTTCCTGTCATTCAAATCCACTGACAGGGATCCAGTTTTGCGAGAAGCATGAAGGTCAtccttttgaatatttttgtaaagacCACAATGCAATATGTTGTCACGAATGTATGTCAACTAAACTGCATAGATCCTGTAAGATACACACCATTAAAACATgttccaaaaatgttaaaacatcaCAACCATTTAAGGATGTAGAAACGGAGATTGACCATGCTATCGAAACTCTAACAAGCATTACAGAAGATAGGGTATCTAATACAGCCTCCATTAAAGGAGATGTCGAAGATGTAAAAAAGTCAATAAAGAGATTCAAGTCCAATATACTACAGCATTTAGACACGCTGGAGGTAGCCATATTTCAGGATTTAGATCGTATGCAGGAAGAAATGTCAATCAAGTTAAATGAAGAAAAGAACCAAGCAGAAACAGACAAGGAAGTAGTCAGCGTTTATAAGAAACAAATTCAATTTATTAGCAACCATGGTTCCGACAAACAAGCATTCCTTTTCATGCACAAATTAAAAATGGCGTTACATGACTTGACCAATCAGCAAATAGGGAAAATTGCGCGGATGAGATCACTATCAATAGAACATAAGATTCCAGAGGAAGTCTTGTCGTGCTTGTCTCTTGGTTCTGTTGTTCCCAAGGATAACCTTTGTACCGAAAAATTCAAGCTTCATGTAGAAGATtacaaattttaccaaacttttcATTTGTACAAGAAAATAGACATGACCGCTATTGACAAACAAGCGTTTATTACGGGTATGGCGGTGTCAGGTGACAAGCTATTACTCTGCAACTGTGACTGGAATCATCACATGCCTCAAGTTCTTGTTTTCAAAAAAAGTGGAGAATATCTTGCCAACATAGAAGTTAAAGGTGCACCATGGGATATTGCTGTCCTACCCCGAAGCGAACAAGCTGTAGTTGTTTTACCCAACACTAACTCCATTCAGTTCATTGATACAATGAAACAGGTTTCTGGTAAGGAAATCAAAATGGCGGGAAGTGATGAAAAACGTGGGATAGCTGCAACAGACGACAAAATATTTGTGGGTGGGATGGAtagaattgtttacattttagaTCACGATGGTAATTTAATGTCAACAATATTTAGCAGAGGTGAGAAATTTTGCTATCTCCTGTCAGTCAGTAATTGCGATTTAGTGTATTCCGATTTTTCCAGTATTCACCGTATCAAACTTGATGGGTCAGAAGTCTACAGTTATAAGTCTCCAAATCTTAAAAACCCAAAGAAAATTGCCACAGACCAGCTTGGAAACTTATATGTTGCTGGAAAAGACAGCCACAATATACATCGCATAACACCGGATGGAACGTTTTTGGACATTGTATTGACAGAAGTAAATGGTATTCATCATCCACGAGCTATTTATTTTGACAGCAGTAGTAACATGCTGTTCATCTCAAACCAAAGTGGAAaagaacttttgatttttaattgtacTTGA
- the LOC134715795 gene encoding peroxidasin homolog: MEGNLDARKRGIDTPDGNMTSMFGAHLITQKESVVIHQQGFLYGDIVHRAIEYAKGEYDLSTRQPVTTTTPKSDKEMATTPSQNTIQTTEERLQRVKRSTTVLLSETDRAQIDRFISELPNPSLIKLPCSFRDIECDASAKYRTIDGSCNNLDHPNWGKSFTPFDRFLKPEFADGIQEPRKFGKLNVPLEGPREISNFVHTASTMADLDPPISSYMMTFGQFLDHDITKTALSKGSYPFNLDCCNLERQQNPRNPNCFTFSIPGDDPYHREILGNNRRCMNFVRSQAASDLGCNFGYREQFNELTHYIDGSGVYGSTVTELNTLKDPDDNGMMLVSSDDKLPLNFNDPSCTSDTNKKCFRAGDVRANTQPALSSLHTIWVREHNRIAQHFKNSPECYNWTGQQIFEETRRYVAAEIQHITYNEFLPKLLSIEIREQFGLVPSLDGYFTDYDPTVRPMIRNSFSSAAYRMGHSLIRDKFAFPSSAFDLHVHLNKPDLLYEPSGLERCTRGMYENPGQKIDEKMTREITWKLFETVAGNGGDLAAFNIQRGRDHGLPPYTTWLHWCTGKTVEAENFTPGVEGGLFHHGAVAAEKLSKAYAYTCDIDLFVGGISEDPLPGSRLGPTFTCILALQFRALKYGDRFFYEGNTLLNPHPFTPQELEGFRPITMAKIICENTNIEQIPQDVFLEPSLSNPLRNCSDLPNICFPKNGGWSDWKDSCCSNCCTRQQYRSCDNPPPNQCGKPCEGYDFRYKNACHYGGGHGGCCH, encoded by the exons ATGGAGGGGAATTTAGATGCCAGAAAAAGAG GCATCGATACACCTGACGGTAACATGACTTCAATGTTTGGAGCACATCTTATTACACAAAAGGAATCAGTTGTTATACACCAACAAGGATTTTTGTATGGCGACATTGTGCATCGTGCGATAGAATATGCAAAAGGAGAATACGATCTTTCCACTAGACAACCGGTAACTACGACTACACCTAAATCTGATAAAGAAATGGCGACAACTCCTTCACAAAATACTATCCAAACAACGGAGGAAAGATTACAACGAGTTAAACGAAGTACAACAGTATTATT gTCAGAAACAGACCGGGCACAGATAGATCGGTTCATATCAGAACTCCCAAACCCAAGCCTCATCAAACTCCCTTGTTCTTTCCGTGATATTGAATGTGACGCATCTGCGAAATACCGGACTATTGACGGATCATGTAATAACCTAGACCATCCGAATTGGGGGAAATCCTTCACTCCGTTTGACAGATTCTTAAAACCAGAATTTGCTGATG GAATACAAGAACCAAGAAAATTTGGAAAACTGAATGTACCATTAGAGGGACCACGTGAAATTAGTAACTTTGTTCACACAGCGAGTACAATGGCTGACCTTGATCCACCAATAAGTTCCTATATGATGACATTTGGGCAATTCTTGGACcatgatataacaaaaacagctTTATCCAAAG GATCATATCCTTTTAATTTGGACTGTTGTAACCTTGAAAG ACAACAGAACCCTAGGAATCCAAATTGTTTCACGTTCTCTATACCTGGTGATGATCCTTACCATCGGGAAATACTCGGAAACAATAGGAGATGTATGAATTTTGTCAGGTCGCAAGCGGCATCTGATCTTGGTTGTAACTTTG GTTACCGAGAACAGTTTAATGAACTTACACATTATATCGATGGTTCTGGTGTTTATGGTTCTACTGTTACAGAGTTAAATACATTAAAAGATCCTGATGACAATG GAATGATGTTGGTTTCGTCGGATGATAAGCTGCCACTTAACTTCAATGATCCTAGTTGTACCTCGGATACGAATAAAAAATGCTTTAGAGCAG GTGATGTGAGGGCCAATACACAACCTGCCCTCAGTTCCCTTCACACTATCTGGGTCAGAGAGCACAACCGAATTGCCCAGCATTTCAAAAATAGTCCCGAATGTTATAACTGGACTGGACAACAAATTTTCGAGGAAACTAGACGCTACGTTGCGGCTGAAATTCAACATATTACCTATAATGAGTTTTTACCCAAACTACTAAGCATAGAAATCCGTGAACAGTTTGGTTTGGTACCATCATTGGATGGGTATTTTACTGATTATGACCCCACCGTGCGGCCAATGATCCGAAATTCGTTTTCTTCAGCAGCATATAGAATGGGACATAGTCTTATAAGGGATAAGTTTGCCTTTCCCAGCAGTGCGTTTGATCTTCACGTGCATTTGAACAAACCTGATTTATTGTACGAACCGAGTGGATTAGAACGTTGCACACGAGGTATGTATGAAAATCCAGGACAAAAAATTGACGAGAAGATGACGAGAGAAATCACTTGGAAATTGTTTGAAACAGTAGCAGGTAATGGTGGAGATTTGGCGGCTTTCAATATTCAGCGAGGTCGTGATCATGGACTTCCGCCATATACTACTTGGCTACACTGGTGCACAGGAAAAACAGTCGAAGCTGAAAATTTTACCCCAGGTGTAGAAGGGGGTCTCTTTCATCATGGTGCAGTAGCCGCGGAAAAATTGAGTAAGGCTTATGC GTATACTTGTGATATAGATTTGTTTGTTGGAGGTATATCGGAAGATCCTTTACCAGGCAGCAGATTAGGACcaacatttacatgtattctAGCTTTACAGTTCAGAGCCCTAAAATATGGTGATAGATTCTTCTATGAGGGGAATACTCTCCTAAATCCACATCCATTTACACCACAAGAACTTGAAGGTTTCCGTCCAATAACAATGGCAAAGATAATAtgtgaaaatacaaatattgaacAGATACCACAAGACGTATTTTTAGAACCTTCATTGAG CAATCCACTTCGAAATTGCTCGGATCTTCCAAATATCTGTTTCCCTAAAAATGGTGGATGGAGCGATTGGAAGGATAGTTGTTGTAGTAACTGTTGTACAAGACAACAATACCGATCATGTGATAACCCTCCACCCAATCAATGCGGGAAACCATGTGAAGGATACGACTTTAGATACAAAAACGCGTGTCACTATGGTGGCGGACATGGTGGCTGCTGTCATTAA